Part of the Bacteroidota bacterium genome is shown below.
ACCTGCCGATGGAACCCGGGTTCAGACAGTTTTTCAACGAATTCGAAACAACATCCAACTATTTCACATACGTGAACGGCGTCGAAATATTCCCTTTCCTGCCCACGATGGCCGATGGGGAGACCACGTCTGATATCCAAAAAAATCGCAAATACATCACGTGTTTTCACCATGGCGGTCTGCAATTATTGGCAGACGAAGGCGTTTTTGACGCCAAATTCCATGTTGCCTTTAAGCCAGAAAACGACAAAGCTTGGTGGGACAAGCTTCCGGAATAAACGAAAGGAATCAATGTCTCAGAAAATCATCGACTTGCGTAGCGACACGGTTACGAAACCGACCAAAGAAATGCTCTCCGCAATGATGTCCGCGGAAGTGGGAGACGATGTATTTGGACAAGATCCGACCGTGAACGCCTTGCAGGCCAAGGCTGCGGATTTGTTTGGAATGGAGGCCGCATTGTTTTGCCCCTCCGGCACGATGACCAACCAAATTGCCTTTCGCTTGCATACCACGCCCGGCTGTGAGGCGATCATGGAGGAATACTCCCATCCCTATCGGTACGAAGGTGGTGGTTTGGCAGTTAATGCCGGCATCTCTGTTGCCTTGATCGCAGGTGACCGTGGGCGCATCACGGCAGCGCAAGTCGCCGCGCGGATCAACAATCCTGAGGATGTCCATTACCCATTAACCAAGGTGGTTTCCCTTGAAAATACCTGCAACCGAGGCGGCGGCGCTTGTTATGACTTTGCGGAGATTCTCAAGATCAGGGAAGTCTGCCAAGCAAACGGCCTTGCCCTCCATTTAGATGGCGCACGGATATTTAATGCATTGATAGCCAAAGGCGAAAGCCCATTGACTTACGGTAAAGCTTTTGATACCATTTCAATTTGCCTGAGCAAAGGTTTGGGTGCCCCCGTGGGTTCACTTCTTTTGGGAAGCCATGCGCACATCAAGGCCGCACGCCGTATCCGCAAGGTTTTTGGGGGAGGCATGCGACAGGCTGGTTTTCTTGCCGCTGCGGGCATTTATGCCCTTGACCACCATGTAGACCGCTTGGTTGAGGATCATCGTTTGGCCAAACAGATGGGGGAATTGGTCGCAACCGCCTCCTATGTAGAGGAAGTCTTGCCGGCGGATACCAACATCGTGGTTTTCAAACTCGCAAACGGCCTTGATCCAAAGATTTTTGTCGCGCACCTTGCAACCCACAACATCCTCGCTGTGCACTTTGGAGGTCAATTGATCCGCTTTGTGGCGCATTTGGATGTGGACGAAAGGGTTTTGGAACCGCTTCAAATTGCCATGAAGGCATTCGTTTGATGGCGTGTCCCGTTTGCTTTCTAGAAACACCGAAAGCAACCTGAATCACATGCATTTGGTTTTTGGATGCCGCTGTGCGTGCTTTGCTATATGTGCATGAAAACTGAGGAATAAAGCCAAGTCCATGTTGATTCTCGGATTTGTATTGGCAGGTATCATGGGCATCCTACTCGGGATGCTCGGAGGAGGTGGCTCGATTCTGACTGTCCCCATTTTGGTTTATGTCTTGTCGGTATCAGACGACATTGCTCCATCTTATTCGCTTTTTGTGGTGGGCGTGGCCTCCGCAATCGGCGCGGTGCAATACGTAAGACTCAAGCAATTTTCGTGGAAAGTATCCCTTGTATATGGGATTCCATCCATGATTGCTGTCTATTTTAACCAAGCATTTGTTCGAAATTGGATACCCGATGCGTTCAGAATGTTTGGTACGGAGGTCTCCCGCGGCACGTTGTTGATGGTATTGTTTGCGATCATGATGTTGTTGGCAGCATGGTCAATGATTCGTAAAAAAAGCAGACAAACACCTGACAATCTTGATATTGGTTCTGAAGATTTTAAGTATCCAAAAATTGCGCTGATGGGCCTGCTCGAGGGCATGTTGACGGGATTGGTGGGTGCAGGCGGAGGATTCATCATCGTCCCGATTTTGGTTTCCATGGCAAAGCTGCCCATCAAGAAGGCTGTGGGCACTTCGCTGCTCATCATGGCGGTCAAATCGCTGATTGGCTTTGGTGGCGCACTTGGCAACATCCATATTGATTGGCCATTGCTACTACCGTTCACCGGGATCGCCGCCGTAGGCATCGTGGTCGGGGCACGTTTATCGAAACATGTACCTGCGGCAAAACTCAAACTGTTCTTTGGCTGGTTTATCTTGGCGATGGGCACATTTATTGTCGTCAAAACCCTGCTCGACGCATAGGGCTAAAGTTGGGTACGGATAGCATACCGTCACCAATTGTCCGATACCACACGCAATCAAGGAAAGTCAATAAACTGCGGCGGAACATGATCCGTGAGCCAGACACCGTTGGGTGAAACAAAATAATCGTAGCCTGCACGGTGCATTTCTCCGGCCCTGACTTTGAGAATCACTGCTTCTCCCCTTCGCGTCCCAACCACAATTGCCGTTTGAAGATCTTTGCTGAGATGCACATGGTGACGGCTCATTTTTTTGATCCCATCTTTTGCGATGATATTGGAGTATCTGCCAACCGTACCATGATAAAGGATCTCAGGTGGTAAGACCGGTTCGTAGTCCAAATCAACTTTGATGGAATGTCCCTGATTGGCCCGGATTTTCGTTTTGTCTTCGTTGAAGGCAAACCGCTTTTTGTTGTTGTTGGCCACGACTTCTTCCAGCATGGCCATGTTGAAGCCTGGAAACTTGGGACCAACTTTGGAGATCAAGCTGAGGACTCCTGTCCAGCCATTTTCGTCCAGTTCCAGCCCAATGGATTGAGGATCATGGCGCAAGACCAGACTCAGGAATTTGGAAATCTTGATTGTTTGACGTTCATTCATCTGAATTGTTGTTTTTTGTTGCTGCGAATCTCGGTATCCACGTGTCAGAATCGACAAAAGCGGCATTCATCGGTCAAATTCACCTTATGATTGGTCCAAATCGCCCATTGGTTTGAAGGAAGAATCGCATTTTAACAATTTGTAACGCATCCAGAACCGCAGGAATCCTTCCAATTTCTTTTCCAATTCGGCAAACTGGATTAATTTTGCGGCCGACGTACCATGAAGGATCTTCTCAAAAAAGTAAAGAAGCTGGAAATCAAGACCAGACGCAAAGTGGATTCCACATTCGCTGGGGAATACCATTCTGCGTTCAAGGGTCAGGGGCTGGAATTTGATGAAGTTCGCCTTTATCAGTTTGGCGACGACATCCGTTCCATTGATTGGAATGTCACGGCAAAGTCGGGTGACGTCTACATCAAGAAATTCAAAGAAGAACGCGAGCAGACGATGTTTGTGCTCTTTGACATTTCCGGATCCGAGGATTTTGGCAGAGGCGACGAAAACAAGATGCAAGTCGGGACCGAAATCGCTGCCATCATGGCCTTTTCAGCCATGAAAAACAACGACAAGATTGGCTTGGCTACCTTCACCGATCGCATTGAGCGCTTCTACGCCCCCCGAAAGGGTCGTGGCCACGTGCTCGCGATCATGAAAGGCCTGATGCAGCACAAGACCCGCAGCAATGGCACAAACATTACTGCAGCCGTTGATTGGGTCAAAACGACTTTGAAACGCCGCAGCCTGTTCATCATCATTTCTGACTTTTTGGATGAAGGCTACGAAACTTCGCTCCGCCACCTTTCCAGA
Proteins encoded:
- a CDS encoding threonine aldolase, which encodes MSQKIIDLRSDTVTKPTKEMLSAMMSAEVGDDVFGQDPTVNALQAKAADLFGMEAALFCPSGTMTNQIAFRLHTTPGCEAIMEEYSHPYRYEGGGLAVNAGISVALIAGDRGRITAAQVAARINNPEDVHYPLTKVVSLENTCNRGGGACYDFAEILKIREVCQANGLALHLDGARIFNALIAKGESPLTYGKAFDTISICLSKGLGAPVGSLLLGSHAHIKAARRIRKVFGGGMRQAGFLAAAGIYALDHHVDRLVEDHRLAKQMGELVATASYVEEVLPADTNIVVFKLANGLDPKIFVAHLATHNILAVHFGGQLIRFVAHLDVDERVLEPLQIAMKAFV
- a CDS encoding sulfite exporter TauE/SafE family protein, with the protein product MLILGFVLAGIMGILLGMLGGGGSILTVPILVYVLSVSDDIAPSYSLFVVGVASAIGAVQYVRLKQFSWKVSLVYGIPSMIAVYFNQAFVRNWIPDAFRMFGTEVSRGTLLMVLFAIMMLLAAWSMIRKKSRQTPDNLDIGSEDFKYPKIALMGLLEGMLTGLVGAGGGFIIVPILVSMAKLPIKKAVGTSLLIMAVKSLIGFGGALGNIHIDWPLLLPFTGIAAVGIVVGARLSKHVPAAKLKLFFGWFILAMGTFIVVKTLLDA
- a CDS encoding RNA 2'-phosphotransferase — protein: MNERQTIKISKFLSLVLRHDPQSIGLELDENGWTGVLSLISKVGPKFPGFNMAMLEEVVANNNKKRFAFNEDKTKIRANQGHSIKVDLDYEPVLPPEILYHGTVGRYSNIIAKDGIKKMSRHHVHLSKDLQTAIVVGTRRGEAVILKVRAGEMHRAGYDYFVSPNGVWLTDHVPPQFIDFP
- a CDS encoding DUF58 domain-containing protein gives rise to the protein MKDLLKKVKKLEIKTRRKVDSTFAGEYHSAFKGQGLEFDEVRLYQFGDDIRSIDWNVTAKSGDVYIKKFKEEREQTMFVLFDISGSEDFGRGDENKMQVGTEIAAIMAFSAMKNNDKIGLATFTDRIERFYAPRKGRGHVLAIMKGLMQHKTRSNGTNITAAVDWVKTTLKRRSLFIIISDFLDEGYETSLRHLSRKHEVILIRLFNKNEVMTAGAGMVPVFDSESGTQVWVNSGDGGFRKLVSRKFEEMEYNLSKLGKSHRIDFLTIDTTEDYILGLEMFFRKRNARRKLA